AAATCCGATTTGCCGACAGCACCAAGTACTACACCGGGATGGGGCGCGTGGTGTATGGCGGTGGCGGCATCACGCCCGACATCTTTATCCCGATAGACACCTCGTTTTCAAATGATTATTTCTACGAGGTACGCCAGCATGTGCCCCAGTTTGCGTCGCGCTGGATGGAAGGACACCCACGCGGCGCTTTGCCCTCGAGCCTGTCAGCCTTCATGCGTTCTTTTGTGGTGTCGGATGATATGTTATCGGATTTGGTGGATTATGCGGAAAAACAAGGTGTCGCACGCAACGACGCGGCCCTGAGAAGGTGCCGAGCCGAACTCCAACTCCAGCTCAAAGCCCGCATCGCCAAAATACTTTTCCATGAAGAAGGGCTTTATTCGGTGCTCAACGACGACGACCCCGCGGTGGAAAAAGCCTTGCAGGTGCTTCGCAGCGGGGAGCCGGTGGCAAAGAAATAGTTTGCAAACGTGCGTTCGGAGTTAACACTTTTGAAAATATAGGGACGGTGCCCTGAAACACATTCCAGGGCGCTGCCCCTCCATCAAACAATATCGAGCATCTGCTACCGATTTTTCGGGGCGCTGCCCCTGCCAGAGTGGTCAAAAAAATTCAAATATCGCAAACGTTTGATTTCCATAAAGTCATTTTAGCACCTCAAAGAGGTGAAAAGTTGATAAAAACCGGGAATCAGTCAGCGATGCTCGCTTTGTTGGGTTCTGAGGTGCCATCCCGGGAGCATGGAGGGGTGACATCTCAAGGACAGGCCGAGGTGTCACCTTTTTCGTTTCGCAAAAGATGCCACCTCTTGTGAACCGAGAGTGGCAGGGAATCAATTAGTCAAGCGCCACACCTGTTAGGTCAAATATCTTCGAGAACACGTTTTGTAAGAATGTCTTGCTAATGAGGCGTTTTTCCGCCTTTCAAAAATCCTTGAATGGATTTGAGTTGTTCCCATTGGTCATTGGCGGCGAGATTGGCTTGCGAGGGCCAAGTGCCGGGGTCGTGCATGGCTAGTTGAGGGCCGGCGGCAGCGAGTATCTCCTTCAAGCGCGTCACCTCGGCATCGGCTAGTTGTTTGTAGGTGCGGATGCCGTATTGGTGCAGCAATTCCTGAATTTTCGGGCCGATACCCTCTATTACGGTCAGGTCATCTTTTTCATTTGCCGCTGCAGCTGCCACGGGTGGGGCGGGTTCGGAGGCAGGCTCCATCTTTTCTGCCACCACTGGTGTTGGCTCCTCCTGTTCGGCAGGCGCTTCGGGTGTTGCATCATCAGTAGTTTCCTCACTAACGATAACGGTCTCGATGATTTCGATATGGGTGGTGGGTGCGTCGTCGGCTACGGTGGGTGGCTCTTCCGAAGGCAAGAAGGCGGACGAGTCAGCGGGTGGCGCTGGCTGTTCGGTGATTTCGAGCGGGATGGTCTCTGGCGTGGCGGTAGGCGGCGCAAAGGACAAGCCGAGTTCCGTTTCCAATTGGCGGTTGCGGAGTTCGGTCTCCACCAAGTCTTCCCGTTCTTGGGAGAGTTGCTCTTGAAAAAGGCGGTTTTCCTCAGAGAGTTTATCAATTTTGGCGATAAGGCCAAAGTTGTTGGCCTCGGAAGCGGAGAGTTTGGATTTGAGGTCGATCATTTCCTTGTTGAGCGCATCGGTGGTGACCGTCAGGCTCTGCACTTCGAAGCGCAGCTTCTCTGCTTCTTGCTTGTATTTGTTCCAAAGCATCCAGCCGAGCCAAAGCCCGAGCAGGAAAGCGCCGAGCAACATGATGAGGATTTCGAAGGTGTGTTGGGTGGTAGTGCCCGTACCGGGGCCGAGGTTGACTTGTTGTTCGAACATGGCGGTTTCTAAGTCTTTGGTTTGGAAGAAGATAAGCGTTACTAGTTGATTTGGATTTCGACGCGCCGATTTTTATAGCGCCCCAAGGCGGAGTCGTTGGTCGCCACGGGTTTGCTCTCTCCAAAGGATTTGCACTTGATTTGTGACTTGTTCACCCCTTTTCGCACCAGAATGTCGCGGATGCTGTTGGCGCGTTGCAGCCCCATGGTGATGTTGGCTTTGGCCTCGCCCACAAAGTCGGTGTGTCCGGTTATCGTGACCGTCGCTCCGCTATTTTTAAGATACACGGCCAGACGCGAGAGATAATCGTCCATGGCGGCATCCTCTGCTTTGCGCGAGGAGCCGTAAGGAAAGTTGATGACCACGCGGTCTGCCAAGTCAGTCAGTTGCACCTTGTCAATGCCACGTTCGTCAATGGCGGTGTTGCCGCTGGCTGCAGGGGGAAGGTTGGATGATTGCCCATCGTTTCCGGCGCTGTTCGTGGCTTGCTCGTCGGTCGCCGATGGCATCGTTTCGGGTTCGATGGCTGGGGTCGTGATGACGGGGCCGCCCACGTCTTGTTGGCCACA
This genomic interval from Saprospiraceae bacterium contains the following:
- a CDS encoding OmpA family protein produces the protein MNSKALVFVLFAAWSGLCSWWYVCGIKKACGQQDVGGPVITTPAIEPETMPSATDEQATNSAGNDGQSSNLPPAASGNTAIDERGIDKVQLTDLADRVVINFPYGSSRKAEDAAMDDYLSRLAVYLKNSGATVTITGHTDFVGEAKANITMGLQRANSIRDILVRKGVNKSQIKCKSFGESKPVATNDSALGRYKNRRVEIQIN